In the Anastrepha obliqua isolate idAnaObli1 chromosome 1, idAnaObli1_1.0, whole genome shotgun sequence genome, one interval contains:
- the LOC129238853 gene encoding jerky protein homolog-like: protein MFVEDLNEYIKNEQLTTEQIYNADETGLFWKCLPQNSLASGDEYSIEGYKESKERITALLCANAAGPHKFYKSNKRAWVTQELFLEWFNNNFVPEVREHLQRIGLEKNCKVLLLLDNCPAHPDVNAMISDNVTVKYLPPNCTSLIQPMDQGAIRSFKCQYRKFIVQKLVDSNSRHEFVKSLNIKSALWTAATSWDSVTPRVLNKVWNNLLSQDDENDSTFSIEIQSDVLIPPGFTADAISKWMECDIDVAPFAIVSDDEIVNMVNQTEEYELESNSEESDGGNTVETPTLAQAIEASSVLLKFLENYTGTAFRIQPLPP from the exons ATGTTTGTGGAAGACTTAAACGAATACATTAAAAATGAACAACTTACAACTGAACAAATTTATAATGCAGACGAAACCGGTCTATTTTGGAAGTGTTTGCCCCAAAATTCGTTGGCGAGTGGTGATGAATATTCTATTGAGGGGTACAAAGAGTCCAAGGAAAGAATCACAGCTTTACTTTGTGCAAATGCAGCTGGGCCTCACAAGT TTTATAAGTCTAATAAGAGAGCTTGGGTAACACAAGAGCTATTTCTGGAGTGGTTTAACAACAATTTTGTACCAGAGGTAAGAGAACATTTACAACGCATTGGTCTCGAAAAGAATTGCAAAGTTCTTTTGCTATTAGACAACTGTCCAGCACACCCGGATGTAAATGCAATGATATCTGATAATGTTACAGTAAAATATCTACCACCGAATTGTACATCTTTGATTCAGCCTATGGATCAAGGAGCCATTCGGAGTTTCAAATGCCAGTACCGTAAATTTATCGTGCAAAAACTTGTGGATTCTAATAGTCGACACGAATTTGTTAAATCTTTGAACATTAAGTCAGCTTTATGGACAGCAGCGACTTCGTGGGATTCTGTAACCCCACgtgttttaaataaagtttggaATAACTTACTATCTCAAGATGATGAAAATGATTCAACTTTTAGTATTGAGATACAATCAGATGTATTAATACCACCTGGTTTTACAGCTGATGCTATCTCAAAGTGGATGGAGTGCGATATTGATGTCGCACCGTTTGCTATTGTATCTGATGATGAAATCGTTAACATGGTCAATCAAACAGAAGAATATGAGCTTGAGTCAAATTCAGAGGAATCAGATGGAGGTAATACGGTAGAAACCCCCACATTAGCTCAAGCAATAGAGGCTAGTAGTGTTTTGTTAAAGTTCTTAGAAAACTATACTGGTACAG CATTTCGCATTCAACCATTGCCGCCTTAG